The following are encoded in a window of Xylanivirga thermophila genomic DNA:
- the nifU gene encoding Fe-S cluster assembly scaffold protein NifU translates to MYSEKVMDHFMNPRNVGEIDQPDGTADVGNAKCGDIMRIYLKVEDDKIVEAKFKTFGCGAAIASSSMATELIKGKTLEEAWELTNKAVAEALDGLPPIKMHCSVLAEEAIHAAINDYRKKHGLEPW, encoded by the coding sequence ATGTATAGCGAAAAGGTAATGGATCATTTTATGAATCCAAGGAATGTAGGCGAGATAGATCAACCAGATGGAACAGCTGATGTTGGAAATGCCAAATGCGGAGATATAATGCGTATATATCTAAAGGTGGAAGACGATAAAATAGTAGAAGCAAAGTTTAAAACCTTTGGTTGTGGTGCAGCCATTGCATCTAGCAGTATGGCTACAGAGCTTATAAAGGGTAAGACATTAGAGGAGGCATGGGAGCTTACAAACAAAGCAGTTGCTGAAGCACTTGACGGTCTCCCGCCTATAAAGATGCATTGTTCCGTTCTAGCGGAGGAGGCTATCCATGCGGCCATAAATGATTATAGGAAAAAACATGGTCTTGAGCCTTGGTAA